DNA sequence from the Bacteroidota bacterium genome:
AAGGCGGAATAAAAAGATATAAGATTCTGGAAGATTGGATTTTCGATAAAAAGGAATCCAGATTCTTTTCTCGAATTATATATATAGCTCCCCTGTTTGTGAAAACGGTTAATGGAATACCTACTGCCGAAATTCCAATATGTTATTTCAAATATCATGATAATACAGGCAGAGACAGTATGTGTTTCAGAAATGTTGCAGTAAATCAAGAAGTGTTTAACCGCAATAACGATGCAGCCCGATTAAGCTATGATGATTTTTTCGAATTGCGTATGTTCAGCAGTTGGATATATAAAGAGTCAAATCCATTTGATATGCGCATCAATCAATTTGAAGAATTTAAATCGAGCCCTGTGAATGCTTTAATAGAAAGCGACAACATCAAGAAAAAACTGTTTGAATACGAACACAATTTGTGGGAGTTTTAGTTTGGCGTTTGAGTACGACGTCATTCTGTTTGCCGCGGCGAATAGAATCACGTTTTATTTTGTAATGGTGCGAAGTTGGTTTATATTTTCGGTATAAACTTAACTTAACTTATACCATCTTTGCCCCAAGATGGAATTACAATTGAACAGACCCTTATTGGTATTTGACCTAGAAACCACAGGCACCAATGTAGCTACCGATAGAATAGTGGAAATAGGCATGGTAAAGATTTTCCCCGATGGACGCGAAGAAGACAAGCGTTATTTGGTGAACCCTACTATACCAATTCCGCCTGAAGTTACAGCGATACATGGCATAAGCGATGCTGATGTGGCAAATGAACCCACCTTTGCCCAGCTTGCAGGTGAGCTCAATGAGTATATGAAGCACTGTGATTTTGCGGGTTTCAATTCGGTGAGGTTTGATTTCCCGTTATTGGTTGAAGAATTTTTGAGAAGTAATGTCGACTTCGACAGCGATAGCAGACAGTTTGTTGACGTACAAAGAATATTTCATACCATGGAGCCCCGGAATTTATCGGCAGCATATAAGTTTTATTGCGACAAAGATTTGGAGAATGCTCATACCGCCATGGCCGATACCAAAGCAACTTATGAGATATTAAAAGCTCAATTGATTAGGTATCCGCAGATTTCAAATCAGATTGATAAGTTGTCTGAGTTTTCTGGCAAAACAAATCAGGTAGATTTTAGCGGGCGTTTTATTTATGATAAGAACAAAGTGCCCGTGTTCAATTTTGGTAAACATAAGGGAAAGCTTGTTACCCAAGTATTGCAAAGCGAACCTTCCTATTATGATTGGATGATGAACAGCGACTTTTCGCTCGATACCAAACGCAGGCTGACTCAAATAAAATTATCGATGATGAATAAATAATGCATGTCCGAAAAATCCTCTTTTTTCGCAGACATCAAAAGAGACGCTTTCAATCCAAGAACCTAATTTCAGGTCAGAAACTAAATAAATATGGGACAGGAAAAACATTTTAAAGGCTCGCAATCCCTCACGGATATAGTTTTAGGTATGAGTGATGGCCTTACGGTTCCTTTTGCCTTAGCAGCAGGATTAAGTAGTGCACTAGATAATAATAATCTTATCATAACTGCTGGTTTGGCAGAGGTTGTTGCGGGTTCCATTGCTATGGGATTGGGCGGCTACCTCGCTGCAAAAACTGGTGCCGAGCATTATCATAATGAACGACTGCGTGAGGCATACGAAATAGAACATATGCCCGAAGCCGAAGAACAAGAAGTAGATGATGCTTTGGTGGTATATGGTATTAGTGCCGATACTCGCCTTAGATTTATAGAAGACCTCAAAAAAAACAAAGAAAACTATATAGAG
Encoded proteins:
- the gldN gene encoding gliding motility protein GldN; the protein is MKKIANFILICLTVIQANAQVPPVGLYDPNTIKQRGLIYWPHLCEADVMYCWRVECMIDVREKMNILMNWPKNPLSHILQNAMNEGYLTPYYSDSLDRAEEAAEVEKITSDTKIIFVPDDPFDPFGPGHDSLIFIKFDWEGGIKRYKILEDWIFDKKESRFFSRIIYIAPLFVKTVNGIPTAEIPICYFKYHDNTGRDSMCFRNVAVNQEVFNRNNDAARLSYDDFFELRMFSSWIYKESNPFDMRINQFEEFKSSPVNALIESDNIKKKLFEYEHNLWEF
- a CDS encoding 3'-5' exonuclease codes for the protein MELQLNRPLLVFDLETTGTNVATDRIVEIGMVKIFPDGREEDKRYLVNPTIPIPPEVTAIHGISDADVANEPTFAQLAGELNEYMKHCDFAGFNSVRFDFPLLVEEFLRSNVDFDSDSRQFVDVQRIFHTMEPRNLSAAYKFYCDKDLENAHTAMADTKATYEILKAQLIRYPQISNQIDKLSEFSGKTNQVDFSGRFIYDKNKVPVFNFGKHKGKLVTQVLQSEPSYYDWMMNSDFSLDTKRRLTQIKLSMMNK
- a CDS encoding VIT1/CCC1 transporter family protein gives rise to the protein MGQEKHFKGSQSLTDIVLGMSDGLTVPFALAAGLSSALDNNNLIITAGLAEVVAGSIAMGLGGYLAAKTGAEHYHNERLREAYEIEHMPEAEEQEVDDALVVYGISADTRLRFIEDLKKNKENYIEFMMRFELGLERPNPKQAYKSGIVIGFAYVVGGMIPLLSYWYTETPNEGLMWSSISTGIVLLVFGYFKSKLTGQSPVWGAIRVCLISAVAATAAYLLAKLVGG